The Flavobacterium sp. 1 genome contains the following window.
ATCAATTTATTTTGAATACTCCAGTCCCATGTGTAACATTGGTATTTTTCAGAATGCAAATATTCTTCTTTATCGGGAGCCATCGGCGTACTGACCATGTATTCAAAAACGGGGCCATAAATCCCAACATTGGAACTTAAGGTTGCTGCCAAAAAGTATTTCTGCAGATGAACAGACTCATTACCATGCTGTAAAGCAAATGGATTAATATCTGGCGTATTAGGCCAAAAATTAGGTCTATAAAATTCTTTCTGTTCAGTTTGCGTCAATTCCTCAACATATTCGGTTAATTCTTGTTTGGAATTTCTCCAGGTAAAATATGAATAAGATTGGCTGAAACCTTGTTTTGCCAACTCATTCATGATTTTGGGACGAGTAAATGCTTCTGCCAAAAATAATACGTCTGGGTGTTTTTTCTTTATTTCAGCGATTAGCCAGCCCCAAAAATAAAAGGGTTTGGTATGCGGATTATCAACTCTGAAAATTTGAACATCGCATTCCTCAATCCAAAATAGAGCTACATCCAAGAGTTCTTTCCATAAATTTTTCCAGTCCGAACTTTCAAAATATATAGGCTGAATGTCTTGGTATTTTTTTGGAGGATTTTCGGCGTATTGAACAGTTCCGTCGGGTCTCCATTTGAACCATTGCGGAAAATCTTTCACGTAAGGATGATCCGGAGCTGCCTGCAGGGCATAATCCATTGCGATTTCGATTCCTAAATCTTTGGCTTTTTGAACCAATTCCTTGAAATCTTCAATCGATCCTAGTTCAGGATGGGTTGATTTGTGTCCGCCGTGATGAGAACCAATTCCCCAAGGAGAGCCCACATCTCCATATTCGGCATTGGTAGCATTATTTTTCCCTTTTCTGTTGACTTCTCCAATTGGGTGAATCGGAGGAAAATAGAGCGTATCAAATCCCATTTCAGCTACTCTAGGAAGCAGTCTTTCGCAATCTTTAAAAGTACCGTGCTTTCCATCTTCTTCTGATGCCGAACGAGGAAAAAATTCATACCAAGTACTAAACAATGCCTTTTTTCGATCTACATATATTTCTAAATCAATCGATTTATTTTCTAAAAATCGGATAGGATATTTTTTGAAAATTTGGATAAGTTCTTCCGATTTTGTTTCTCTAACTGCATTATCGTATTCGGATTCTGTAGTGAAATAATAAACTAATCGATTAAGGTACTCATTATCGGAAGCATCAACTAAATTGAGAATTGCACGAACATATTCAGCACCTTCCAGCAGTTCGGATTTTACATACTGATTATCATTGATTTTTCGCTCAGTACCGTGTTGCCAGTTCAAGGCATAATCTACCCATCC
Protein-coding sequences here:
- a CDS encoding alpha-1,4-glucan--maltose-1-phosphate maltosyltransferase, which gives rise to MQNQTRIIIENVLPQLNSGSFTIKRIVGQKVFVTAEVFSDGHDVVECCVKFKHENDKNWQEVRMTPTQNDEWFAEFQVDKQGKYTYFVEGWVDYALNWQHGTERKINDNQYVKSELLEGAEYVRAILNLVDASDNEYLNRLVYYFTTESEYDNAVRETKSEELIQIFKKYPIRFLENKSIDLEIYVDRKKALFSTWYEFFPRSASEEDGKHGTFKDCERLLPRVAEMGFDTLYFPPIHPIGEVNRKGKNNATNAEYGDVGSPWGIGSHHGGHKSTHPELGSIEDFKELVQKAKDLGIEIAMDYALQAAPDHPYVKDFPQWFKWRPDGTVQYAENPPKKYQDIQPIYFESSDWKNLWKELLDVALFWIEECDVQIFRVDNPHTKPFYFWGWLIAEIKKKHPDVLFLAEAFTRPKIMNELAKQGFSQSYSYFTWRNSKQELTEYVEELTQTEQKEFYRPNFWPNTPDINPFALQHGNESVHLQKYFLAATLSSNVGIYGPVFEYMVSTPMAPDKEEYLHSEKYQCYTWDWSIQNKLITLIARINFLRKEHLSLQQTNNIVFCDTNNDQVIAYYKFDDEKQDETLMIVSLDSHHTNKAMVRLPVDKIGTHNIQITDLITGNSYSWNYEWNYVELPPELPFHLFKINK